One Equus quagga isolate Etosha38 chromosome 5, UCLA_HA_Equagga_1.0, whole genome shotgun sequence genomic window carries:
- the BSND gene encoding barttin: MADEKTFRIGFIVLGLFLLALGTFLMSHDRPQVYGTFYAMGSIMVIGGVIWSMCQCYPKIAFVPADADLQGILSPKAPGLVGNGLAAELKSAQPPYTRLWEEAAYDQSLPDFSHIQMKVMGCSEDPHPLLAPKQGQPQLGASDAGEGGARDTQAWMDAAVVIHRGSDEDGGERSPTQSRPGPPACPQGSAPLASFPDDLDMGSSEGGSSRPSPPEGEQPPACRCRLDPFHDFALIDAPTSEDRLPEGQRQEAALSSSWQRSLRTEEEEEEEASDTGAEEPEREEEDLYYGLPDGPGDPLPDKEVGFEPDAQG; the protein is encoded by the exons ATGGCTGACGAGAAGACCTTCCGCATCGGCTTCATCGTGCTGGGGCTCTTCCTGCTGGCCCTCGGCACGTTCCTCATGAGCCACGACCGACCCCAGGTCTATGGCACCTTCTACGCCATGGGCAGCATCATGGTGATAGGGGGCGTCATCTGGAGCATGTGCCAGTGCTACCCCAAG ATCGCCTTTGTGCCTGCGGACGCCGACCTGCAAGGCATCCTGTCCCCAAAGGCGCCGGGCCTGGTGGGGAACGGGCTCGCCGCGGAACTGAAGAG tgcccagcccccCTACACCCGGCTGTGGGAGGAAGCCGCCTACGACCAGAGCCTGCCTGACTTCAGCCACATCCAGATGAAGGTCATGGGCTGCAGTGAagacccccaccccctgctggcCCCCAAGCAGGGACAGCCACAGCTGGGGGCCAGTGATGCAGGAGAAGGTGGCGCTCGTGACACTCAGGCCTGGATGGATGCCGCCGTGGTCATCCACAGGGGCTCGGATGAGGATGGGGGAGAAAGAAGCCCAACTCAGAGCAGGCCCGG CCCCCCGGCCTGTCCGCAGGGCTCTGCACCCTTGGCTTCCTTCCCAGATGACCTGGACATGGGCTCCAGTGAGGGTGGCAGCTCCCGCCCATCTCCACCTGAGGGGGAGCAGCCGCCGGCCTGCAGGTGCCGGCTGGACCCCTTCCACGACTTTGCCCTCATCGACGCCCCCACGTCGGAGGACAGGCTGCCAGAGGGGCAGCGGCAGGAGGCAGCCCTGTCCAGCTCCTGGCAGCGGTCcctgaggacagaggaggaggaggaagaggaggcttcGGACACAGGTGCAGAGGAGCCAGAGCGGGAAGAGGAAGATTTGTACTATGGGCTGCCCGACGGCCCCGGGGACCCCCTCCCAGATAAGGAAGTGGGCTTTGAGCCCGACGCCCAGGGCTGA
- the TMEM61 gene encoding transmembrane protein 61: MAAPEVCDGSRAASTLRYCLTLSGTVLLVAGTLCFAWWSEGDAGAQPGRPALPTGHPMPEAPRPLLRAVSFFCCSVGGLLLLCGLLWSVKASAGGQPRWDPYRLSRDLYYLTVDPSEERCRTLPPVAIPTYEEAMRCPPADPDRGGRPEGRCAPPTRSPGGTA; the protein is encoded by the exons GTGTGTGATGGGAGCCGGGCGGCCTCCACCCTCCGCTACTGCCTGACGCTCAGTGGCACGGTGCTTCTGGTGGCAGGGACCCTCTGCTTCGCCTGGTGGAGTGAAGGGGATGCAGGCGCCCAGCCTGGCCGGCCGGCCCTGCCCACTGGGCACCCCATGCCCGAGGCCCCCAGGCCCCTGCTCAGGGCGGTCAGCTTCTTCTGCTGCTCAGTGGGTGGCCTGCTGCTGCTCTGCGGCCTGCTGTGGTCCGTCAAGGCCAGCGCAGGGGGGCAGCCCCGATGGGACCCATATCGTCTCTCCAGGGACCTGTACTACCTCACTGTGGACCCCTCAGAGGAGCGCTGCAG GACCCTACCGCCAGTCGCCATCCCCACCTATGAGGAGGCCATGCGCTGCCCACCCGCGGACCCGGACAGGGGAGGACGGCCTGAGGGGCGGTGTGCACCGCCCACCCGCAGCCCCGGGGGGACGGCCTGA